In a genomic window of uncultured Methanobrevibacter sp.:
- a CDS encoding adenylosuccinate synthetase encodes MTCSILVGGAWGDEGKGKCITYLCDNDKPDIIARAGVGPNAGHSVEFNGEKYGLRLTPSGFVHTDAKLMIGAGVLVNPDVLFSEFENLKKYNVKERMCVDPRCAIINEDHMTRDKSSEHLAKKIGSTGSGCGPANSDRVMRTIELAKDIPELEEYITDVSMACNEAIDNGENVFIEGSQGFALSLYYGSYPYVTSKDTTASTFAADVGVGPTKVDEVIDVFKAYISRVGEGPFPTEMTQEEAESKGLEEYGVVTGRRRRIGYFDMELAKESCRINGATQIALTCVDRLFDCARVQNYDELSVETKAFIEDIQTETGVPVTIISTGPDLKDTIDLRKELL; translated from the coding sequence ATGACTTGTAGTATTTTAGTTGGTGGTGCATGGGGTGATGAAGGTAAAGGAAAATGTATCACTTACCTTTGTGATAATGATAAGCCAGATATTATCGCTCGTGCAGGAGTTGGGCCAAATGCAGGCCACTCTGTCGAATTTAATGGAGAAAAATATGGATTAAGGTTAACCCCATCAGGTTTTGTACATACTGATGCTAAACTCATGATCGGTGCTGGTGTTTTAGTAAATCCTGATGTATTGTTTAGTGAATTTGAAAACCTGAAAAAGTATAATGTTAAAGAAAGAATGTGCGTTGATCCTAGATGTGCAATAATTAATGAGGATCACATGACTCGTGATAAATCTTCAGAACATTTAGCTAAAAAAATAGGAAGTACTGGTTCTGGCTGTGGGCCTGCAAACTCAGACCGTGTAATGAGGACAATAGAGCTTGCAAAAGATATTCCAGAACTTGAAGAGTATATTACTGACGTGTCAATGGCTTGTAATGAAGCTATTGATAATGGTGAGAACGTATTTATTGAAGGGTCACAGGGTTTTGCTCTTTCACTTTACTATGGATCATATCCATATGTAACCAGTAAAGATACCACCGCATCAACATTCGCTGCTGATGTGGGAGTCGGACCAACTAAAGTAGATGAAGTAATCGATGTATTTAAAGCTTATATTTCCCGTGTTGGAGAAGGTCCATTCCCAACAGAAATGACTCAGGAAGAAGCTGAAAGCAAAGGTCTTGAAGAATATGGTGTAGTAACTGGAAGACGTAGAAGAATAGGTTACTTTGATATGGAACTTGCAAAGGAATCCTGCAGAATCAATGGTGCAACTCAAATTGCTCTTACTTGTGTTGATAGGTTATTTGACTGTGCACGTGTCCAAAACTACGATGAATTGTCTGTTGAGACTAAAGCTTTCATTGAAGATATCCAAACTGAAACTGGCGTGCCGGTAACCATTATTTCTACTGGACCAGATTTAAAAGATACAATTGATTTAAGAAAAGAATTGTTATAA
- a CDS encoding SPFH domain-containing protein — protein sequence MVELLKVIKFEGDKDTLVWKHPAEDFNTHSKLIVHESQVAIFYKDGKALDEFGPGKYTLETGNIPILRALIDLPTEGVSQFHCEVYFINKATSLNVIWGTSSRFPVIEPTFQIPINVGASGAMDIVIDDAKKFMVNVVGTQTFNTIDQVTDYFKGKITTKVKNYLSKIMSEVSYYNITQHLEEISEALHEKLKEDFKEYGVNLVTFYISNIVVPKEETKKLEDVLNKKMEYGTLGFNWADEQMADVAKKYAENPGNKSGVNGMVTGFPMAMAFGQMLGNNVGGNMSGGLFAAGQNFGANQQQASQEQQPVSNEPQGDAVFCTKCGNKLAPDAMFCSKCGNKVQQELKCSNCGRSLEPGDMFCSGCGHPTNE from the coding sequence ATGGTTGAACTTTTAAAAGTAATTAAATTTGAAGGAGACAAGGACACTTTAGTCTGGAAACATCCTGCCGAAGATTTCAACACACATTCAAAACTAATTGTTCATGAATCTCAAGTAGCAATATTTTATAAAGACGGAAAGGCTTTGGATGAATTTGGTCCTGGAAAATACACTTTAGAAACTGGAAACATACCTATTTTGAGGGCACTTATTGATCTTCCTACAGAAGGAGTAAGCCAATTTCATTGTGAAGTTTATTTCATCAACAAGGCAACATCATTAAATGTAATCTGGGGAACAAGCAGCCGTTTTCCAGTTATTGAACCAACATTCCAAATACCGATAAATGTTGGTGCATCAGGTGCTATGGACATTGTAATTGATGATGCTAAAAAATTCATGGTAAATGTTGTGGGAACACAAACATTCAACACAATTGATCAAGTTACTGATTATTTCAAAGGCAAAATCACCACTAAGGTCAAAAACTATCTGTCAAAAATAATGTCTGAAGTAAGCTATTACAATATTACACAGCATCTGGAAGAAATTTCAGAGGCATTACATGAAAAATTGAAAGAAGATTTTAAGGAATATGGTGTAAATCTCGTTACATTTTACATATCCAATATTGTTGTTCCTAAAGAAGAAACCAAAAAACTTGAGGATGTATTGAACAAAAAAATGGAATATGGTACTCTAGGATTCAATTGGGCTGATGAACAAATGGCTGATGTCGCTAAAAAATATGCGGAAAATCCTGGAAATAAAAGTGGCGTTAATGGTATGGTGACTGGTTTTCCTATGGCTATGGCTTTTGGCCAAATGTTGGGAAACAATGTTGGTGGAAACATGTCTGGAGGATTGTTTGCGGCTGGTCAGAACTTCGGAGCTAACCAACAACAAGCAAGTCAGGAACAACAACCAGTTAGTAATGAACCACAAGGTGATGCAGTATTTTGTACCAAATGTGGCAACAAATTAGCCCCTGATGCAATGTTTTGCTCTAAATGTGGAAACAAGGTACAGCAAGAGCTAAAATGCAGCAACTGTGGAAGATCACTTGAACCCGGTGACATGTTCTGTTCAGGATGTGGTCATCCTACTAATGAATAG
- a CDS encoding type II CAAX prenyl endopeptidase Rce1 family protein, with translation MLNLDNNRDFPYYNENPKMSKIGWLVLLICIPVAYYANGFVSVFSNEIIGSISFLLILLIPLLYFSNWDYSLFFQKPTKNELILAVLMCLAYIVYSSILTNLLGTWGIPDVGNSNANIVTIVSLIFSMMAEELIKFIPLMFLLRVLFKYTSNRRLSIIVSSIFTLIFFGLIHLEPSTTILSVLVIQGAGSIFHLYVYLKTKNLFASYLSHLMTDASVLILVMMGLIG, from the coding sequence ATGTTAAATTTAGATAATAATAGAGACTTTCCATATTATAATGAGAATCCGAAGATGTCCAAGATTGGATGGTTGGTATTGTTAATATGCATTCCTGTTGCATATTATGCTAACGGATTCGTCAGCGTTTTTTCAAATGAAATAATAGGCAGCATATCTTTCCTTCTGATATTGTTAATTCCATTGTTATACTTTTCAAATTGGGATTATTCCTTGTTTTTTCAAAAACCAACAAAAAATGAACTTATTCTTGCAGTATTGATGTGTTTGGCATATATTGTTTATTCAAGTATACTCACCAATCTATTAGGTACTTGGGGCATTCCAGATGTTGGAAATAGCAATGCGAATATTGTTACAATTGTATCTTTGATATTTTCCATGATGGCTGAAGAATTAATAAAATTCATTCCATTGATGTTCTTATTGAGGGTTTTATTCAAATACACTTCCAATCGCAGATTATCAATTATAGTATCATCCATATTTACATTAATCTTTTTTGGTTTGATACATTTAGAACCTAGCACAACTATTCTCTCAGTACTGGTGATTCAAGGAGCAGGTTCAATATTTCATTTATATGTCTATTTAAAAACTAAAAACTTGTTCGCATCTTATTTGTCTCATCTGATGACAGATGCATCTGTTTTAATTCTAGTCATGATGGGACTTATAGGTTGA